DNA sequence from the Prosthecobacter sp. SYSU 5D2 genome:
AACCACCTTGCCGATGCCGTGGAAAGCAGCGCCAAGGCGGCCTCTCTGGCCCGCCAGCGGTTTGATCAAGGTGCAGCCGGTTTCCTGGAAGTGCTGGATTCTGAGCGGGTGAAGCTGCAGGCAGAAGTCGCCCTGGCTGAAAGCCAGACACGCACCGCCACGAACCTGATCGCCGTGTTCAAGGCGCTCGGCGGCGGGTGGGATGCGCAGGGCCGCGCCAAGTAAGCGACGAATCTGTCACTTTGTAGCGGCAGGTGCAATACATCCGGCTTCGCGCTGATCCGCGATAGCTTGGTATGAAAACGATTTTGCGAGAGGAAGGACTTTATCTGCTACTGCTCACCTTTTTGATGCCTCGCAGCCGGGTGCCGGATGTGAAACCTACGGAGGCACATCATTCACCAGCCACAGCATGAAACATGGCCCGAGCCGCCAATGCCAGCCTGCACGGGAGCGCGCCTGACAAGTCTCCGCAGGTGCTGCTGCTGATTGACGTCATCAATGCCATGGACTTTCCCCGGGGAAAGCATCTGCTGAGGCATGCACTGCCCTCAGCGCGGAAGATGGCGGCGTTAAAGAAAAGGGCGCGCGAGGCAGGGGTGCCGGTCATCTATGTGAACGACAATTTTGGCCGGTGGCAGTCGGATTTTAAAGCCCACGTCACCCATTGCCTGGAGGCGGATGTGCCAGGCGGCCCGGTGGTGCAGCAGCTCCTGCCAGATGAAGAGGACTACTTCGTATTGAAGCCGAAGCACTCTGGGTTCTATTCCACGTCCCTGGAAATCCTGCTCAAGTATCTTGAAGCCACCACCCTCATCCTGGCCGGCTTCGCAGGAAACCTGTGTGTTCTTTATACGGCCAACGATGCCTATATGCGGGACTATGAGCTCATTGTGCCGCGTGACTGCGTGGCTTCCGAGACCAAGCAGGCCAATGACCACGCCCTGGCGCAAATGCAGAAGCATCTGCGCGCGGACATCCGCACGTCGTCACGGATTATTCTGGGCAAGTCGGCGAAGCCGACGGGCAAATGATCCTGAGCACTATCAGACCCCCAGCAAGGCATGCGCTTCCCTGAGCGCTTTCTCCGTGGCCTCCCAGTCCATGCAGGCATCGGTGATGGACTGGCCACGGGTCAGCTCATTCAGAGGCCGGGGGAATTTTTGGTTCCCACCCACCAGGTTGCTTTCCAGCATGGCTCCGATGATGGATTCCTCGCCGGCGGCGCGCTGGCGTACGATCTCGCGGAAGACCTGCGGCATCTTTTGATGGTCCTTGGCGCAGTTGCCGTGGCTGGCATCAATCATGATGGAAGGCTTCAGTTTGGCAGCCTCCAGCGCAGCCTTGGTTTCGGCGACGTCATCGGCTCCGTAGTTGGGTCCGTCCTCCCCGCCGCGCAGGATGATGTGGCAGTCCGGGTTGCCGCTGGTGGTCACCGCAGAGGCGACTCCATCTTCGCTCACGCCCAGAAAGGTCTGGGACTGGATGGCGGCCTTGATGGCATTCACCGCCGGCGTGATGTGGCCAAAGGTACCGTTTTTAAAACCCAGCGGCATGGACAGGCCGGAGGCCATCTGCCGGTGCGTCTGGGATTCCGTGGTGCGGGCACCGACGGCGCTCCAGCAAATGAGGTCGGCGATGTATTGCGGGGTGATGGGGTCCAGCAGCTCGGTGGCGGTGGCGATGCCCAGCTCTAACACATCCCGCAGGATGCGGCGGGCGAGCCGCAGGCCGTCCGGGATGTTGCAGGTGCCGTCCAGGTCCGGATCCATGATGAGGCCCTTCCAGCCGACGGTCGTGCGCGGTTTTTCAAAATACACCCGCATGACAATGCACAGGCGGTCTTTCAGTTCGCGGGAGAGCGCGGCCAGCTTGGCGGCGTATTCCAGCCCGGCTTCCGGGTCGTGGATGGAGCAGGGGCCCACGATGACGAGAAAACGTTTGTCATCGCCGAACAAAATGTTGCGAATTTCTGTGCGTGCCTGGTTCACAAACGCCGCCTGCACCTCCGAAGGGGGCAGTTCTGCCACGAGATCACGTGGGGCGGGCAGGGGGATGTTGGAGGCGATGTGGACGTTGGCAGTTGGATTCATGAAAGGGGAGTTGAAGGGGAGGGGAGAGTGACGGATCCTTTGCCGGATCGTTTGTTAGCTGGCAATCAAGCCTGTGCACCGCCGAAGAAGTGGCTGAGCGCCTCGATCATGCCTTCACTGGCCGTGCGGCTGGCAATGAATCCGCCATGGTTTTGCACATGGGTTTTAACCGCAGGCAGGCCGTTGCCAGGGGTGGCGATCATGCGTGCGTGGCGGGGGTTCAGCATGGAGAGATCGTTGAGATTGTCCCCGGCGGCGAAGCAGTGGCT
Encoded proteins:
- a CDS encoding isochorismatase family cysteine hydrolase, which gives rise to MARAANASLHGSAPDKSPQVLLLIDVINAMDFPRGKHLLRHALPSARKMAALKKRAREAGVPVIYVNDNFGRWQSDFKAHVTHCLEADVPGGPVVQQLLPDEEDYFVLKPKHSGFYSTSLEILLKYLEATTLILAGFAGNLCVLYTANDAYMRDYELIVPRDCVASETKQANDHALAQMQKHLRADIRTSSRIILGKSAKPTGK
- a CDS encoding 3-deoxy-7-phosphoheptulonate synthase — its product is MNPTANVHIASNIPLPAPRDLVAELPPSEVQAAFVNQARTEIRNILFGDDKRFLVIVGPCSIHDPEAGLEYAAKLAALSRELKDRLCIVMRVYFEKPRTTVGWKGLIMDPDLDGTCNIPDGLRLARRILRDVLELGIATATELLDPITPQYIADLICWSAVGARTTESQTHRQMASGLSMPLGFKNGTFGHITPAVNAIKAAIQSQTFLGVSEDGVASAVTTSGNPDCHIILRGGEDGPNYGADDVAETKAALEAAKLKPSIMIDASHGNCAKDHQKMPQVFREIVRQRAAGEESIIGAMLESNLVGGNQKFPRPLNELTRGQSITDACMDWEATEKALREAHALLGV